cagatCTACCTATCCAGCTGCAGCCTCTCCCCAAGTTTCAGCCTTGTGTCACCAAATGCCTACTGGATGTTTCAAACTGGACATCCAGTCATAGATCTGTTAAACTCAAtttgtctaaaactgaactcctATTCCTGCTATGTTTGTCCTTTCTCCAATCTTCTGTTTATGCTAAAGCTCCTTCCATAGCTTCAAGTTCATCTCACATTGTCCTCAACATTTCCTTACTCCACAAAACTAATTAGATGCCAAGTCTTATTGTTGTACTATAACATTTCTTCTTCTAACCCTCATCTCTGCATTTACTGTTACCACTTCTTAGTCTAAGCCACTATACTCCAGTTCTTAATGTCCAATAATTTTCCTTAATCATAGATCTGAATCTGTGACTTTTCTATTCAACCAACCCTAGTGGCTTCCCATTGTCTCTAGAATATAATGAAGTTTTCTGCTTAGCTTTAAAAGCTGTACAAAGCTGGCTCCCAATCAATTTTGTTCAAGACTTATTGGTATCATTCCCCTTCTCATTCTTGGgaatccagccaaactggcctctTCTTGCTTCTTTACACATAACACTCCATTTCCCCTCATTGGgcctttgcactggctgtccCCATACTTGGAATGCCCTCTCTCGCCATCTGTACTTTCTTCATCATCTTTTGTTTGAAGACTTTCTTCCTTCCAAATCTAGTAACCTTCTCTCCCATATATATTTAAACTACTTGAGGGTAGACTTTAATGCCTAATTATATTGAGGATATGTGTATTTAAtaactttatatacattttttatatgTACTTGTATCCACTGGAATGGAAGTTCAAGTAGGTATCATTTCATCCTTTTCACTTGTATCTCTAGCTCCTAATGAGTGCTTGACCCTacagcagacatttaataaatacttgttgactagaTGATGTTATCTACTTCCATCTCTCTGAGACTTTCTTTTTCCCATCTGCAGGGTTAGACACAATGATCTCTAAGCTCCTTTACAGTTACAAACTGCTATGCTAACATAACAGAATTATAAAGTAGGAAGAGATTCTAGAAGTCATCTAGTGCTAATTTCCACTCCACACAGGACTCCTGTATTTTATTTGGCAGTCAACATGTCTGGGGAAGTATCTATTAGAGCATGACTAGGTTGGACAAACCCTGGAAGCCATCTCATCTGACCTTGTCGTCTTACAGAAGGTAGAGGAAGCCAGCAGGGGCTTGTGACTGGACTAAGGTCACAAGAGTCCCACAGACAGAGCAGGGATTTGATCCCTGGCCTTATGACTCTGTGGTTCAGTGTGATTTCCATTCTATTACTTCCACCTGGCCCAAGGCTGCAGCCAGCTTGTAAAAGGTTTTACAAACCAGAAGATTTTGTTTTATCCCAAAGGTAATaaatcactggatttttttttttttaaactagggaAATGGAATGCTTCGATGTGTGCTTTATGAAGTACCTTTTAGCAACTGAAAGACAGTTTAGAGAGGAAAGACTGGAAGTATGTGGAACAATTGGGAGATTATTGCAAAACAGTCCTTTGAAAAAGTAATGGGGACAGGAGATGATGTGAAAAAGGCTGCGAAGGCAAAATCAACAAGACTTAGAAAGTGAAGAGATATATGGTAGGAACAAGGGTGAGCAAAGAATGAGCCTGAAATTGTGAACCTGGGAAAATGGTAGTGCCTTTGCTAGAAATAGGAAGGTCCTGAAGAAGGGTGGATCaggtggaaaaggaaaatgaatcattTGGACATTTTTTGAGATGTCTATGGAAAATCCAGTAGAAAAACTATTCTGGTTAAAACTTTTTGGCTCATGGTTATGGCAGGAGAGAAAGATGGGAcgtaagagaaaaagaattacaaTTTAAACTTAGACCCAATCTGTAAAAGAAAGGGAATCtgtctttttgctttatttgataGACATGATCATTCTAAAATGATCATGTCTATCAAATAAAGCAAAGTAATAGGTTCTACTGAAGATCTCAGCAATAAAGAATGATTttaattatatagcactttttatTTCAAATGGTAAACAGAGCCTAAACTTCTCATTTTCAAGGTccattcaaatcctacctctaccAAGAATCCTTCCTCAATGACCTCAAATTACAtaaatctcttctctttttttgactcCCTATTATAACAATTACTGCCACTATCAAATTTGTCAGATATTGCCTTATGGTATCTCTTCTACTTTTGTCTTGAGTTATGATTAAGCTTTAACTTCTTACATGTTTATGACTTGTCTATACAAGAAGCTTCTTAAAGAATGGtgacttaattctttttttatattctttacagCACCTTAGTGTAGAAAGTATACAATTAATGTTTGTTTTGAGTCTATCAGGATAACTTCAATAATTAACATGTATTCTATTCACATAATTAGTAAAGTTAGGAGAGATCTCACAAGTAACTTCTAAGACAAGAGTGTGATATCTTGATGAGCCTAAAAAAACTGGGCTCAATCCTGGCATTGCTTGTCATTGTGACACTCAGCAAGCTAGTCAAGTCATATTTTGTTCCAAGCCTCTGTTTCCCCCTATGGTAAAACAAAGCTTAATTTGCTGCAAAATTACTGCCAAAGACGTCATCAGTCATTCAGACCAACTTCTTTGTATGTACATGTGCGTGTGttgtttaaaatgtatttttcttctgaaattaaaCACTAAATCAAATGGACATTCCCACAGAGCAGAAAGATTGCTCACGAAACTGCAGATCTCTTATAtacaacttgcttttcttttaaattatataataaattgaataggtaattttcaaaGATGTCCTGGTTGTCTGTAATTCTTTCTAACCCTCTTTCCATTCTCTTCAACTTTTTAGCAAAGGAAAATGAGTTATCACTTGCTTAAGGTTCCACGGAGTTCAGCACATGTTCAAGACTAGAAGCAGTCTTCAGATGACTATTTTGATGCTCCACTCTGGACTACCTACATTCCTTTTTAATCATTCAACAAATCTATTCATTAGCATATTACAAATATAAACATTCTGGGCAATAactcaaaaggagaaaaagagtcCACACCCGACAAAGCAGTAGTACATGGATATGCAAAAACAACCCAAAACAAAGTTCTTTCTTAGGAGAACTAGAGAGACTCGATTGTAACTGGAAACTTTGGGTGTGCTGTGTATGTATGTAGCATATAGACCCATATGGTCTAGGAAAATCCCTTCTCCCCATAGCTACCCTACAGAGTACAGTCACCTTTCTATTATTTCTAAGCACTTGAGTTCATATGGCACTGAATGAACGCGGGATCATCACATCTAAAAGTAATTTTACCAGTAATGAATAAGCTATCTAAAGATTTCTTATTACTGAAGATATTCAAGAAGCTGGATAACCCCTTGTCAGGGATATTTCAGAAAGGATTCCTGACTCAGGTTAGATTAGTGAAAGGGAATCACGGGACCTTTTGATGAACAAGTTAAAAATTTCTCATACTCCAAACACACAACTCAATGTACACCAGCACATATGTTGTTTCAGCATAGGCAAGTTGGGATAGCAAAATGGGAAAAACCCTAAATACCAGGaggaacttaggaaaatgagttcaaatgctTCTCTTGAAATTAAAGTCTTATTTTGTGCTTTCAAcaaattttaatcatttaacaaaaatcctatttctGATTCCCACGTGGTCAAGAGGTTGGATAGAGACTCAAAGAAGTGAAGTTATATGATTCAAAGGTAGAAGGATCTTAGAGGTCTAATCCTATTTCCCAGGAAACTAGAGGCCAGAAGGAAATCAGGTAGAAGTTACTAAGAACCTAAGCCATTTCATGTTTGGCAATGAACAAGAGACGAGGGGGTATGTTTTGAACAAAGGCAATCTTTTAAAGTGCCCCCTCTACCCAACACAACTCTAGAAGTGCAGAAATACACCTAAAGTATGTGTTGCAGATGGAAAATGTAGGTGCATTTATCAGGATGAGAACACAAATGTGAAGAGTTCAATGGGAAGCAGTCTGTTCAGGTGAGACAAAGGCCAGAATCTGGCTAGTTTATAGCTAAAATACATGACAGAGTTCTTGGGAAGAGTCCATACCTAAGGGAAGGCAAACCATTTCAATCCCTTATTatagaatgaggaaactgagggtttaATAGGCCTTTAGTGCCTAATTAAAATCCAATGCTCTAACCATGACAGCTCGCTGAGGAAACACAAAACCATAGGGCTTTAGGGAGTTTATCCACCTTCCTCAGAGAACAGTGCAAACTACAGAAATGGTCTAAACtgggaaataaaaagcttcaaaaagCTAGTCAGTCTTACCCTACCGGGCTAAGAGGAGGAGTGAGAGCCAAGGCCGTGGGGAGCACAAAGTGGAGATCCTACAACCAGTAACTCACCTCTCATCCCGCCCCTCGGCAGCTGTCAACTCTTAGCAATCGGGCGCTTCTCTAGCTTTCCCAGGCACTGCTGGTGCGGGCCCTCCCTCTCCTCATGCCGCACAGCTGCCCAAGCTCTAGTTCTCCAGCACACAGGCTGGCCCGGCCCAGGGCGCTCCTGCCCAGACTCTCCCACCAAGCGCAGTCTGCCTCCACTTACCCTTCCAGGGCGCTCCAGGCCTCCAGTCTCTCTAAGGGGTTTCCCATGAATGACATTCACTCTTCCACCTTTGCAAGGCCCCCTCCGAGCCTTCCCATCGTTCTCTCCGCCACCTCCTCCCTGATTCCCTGGCTTCCCAGTCCAGCTCCGTCCTACTCCCGCTACCTGCGGCCTTCCCAGATCCCGCATCCTCAATACCTGAAGCTACTTTAAAATTGTACGAACGCACACTGCTCCCACAGATAGAATGTCACCCCCACCTCCGCCCACCTCACAGAGAGCCCGGCACCGTGCATGTGCCGCCCAGAGTCTGAATCCAGGTCCCAGCACGGACTCCTCCAGCCACGCACTGCTCGGGTGCGGGACTGCGGCTCCCAGGAACAGCGCTCGGTTACTTAAACGCGCCTATAATTCGTTCTCACTAAGCACTGGGGCAGGGGGATGGAGACAGCTAGGTTTGGAGACTGGCCCGGCCCGAAGGGTCCGGACCCGGGAAGCGGGACTGTTAGAGAAGGGCCCGGAGAAGGCCGGGGTGGTGGGCATTCGGAGGCTGCCTCCCGGGCAGCGGGGAAGAATGAATGACACGGGCTGGGCCGGGAGGGGGCCCTGCGGGCTCGGTCACGGCCTCACCTTTGAGCGACGTCTCCACCAGGCGCAGGTACAGCTGCGAGCTCTTGTTGCCGTGGCTCATGCGCTGGGCCAGCCCGTTGCGTTGCAGGACGCACTCCTCGAACTGCACCACGTTCTGGTGGCGCCGCTTGAGGCTGGTCAGGGCCCAGAACTCGGCCAGCGCCAGCTCCACGTTCTCAGGCGCGTCGCAGCGGATCTTCTTCACAGCCACCCGGGCCCCACTGCGCCCGGCCACCGCCTCATACACCACGCCGTAGCTGCCGCGCCCGATCTCCGCCAACAAACTGTATCTCGGCCGCGCCGCCGCCTCCCGCCGCCTCAGCGCCGCCGCCAGGTAGGCCTTGCTCGCGGCCGCCTCCTCTTCCGCGGCTGCCTCCAtggcctgggcctgggcctgggcctgggcctgaGCCTGGGCCTGGGCCGCTGCCGCCGGCCTCAGCTTTGCGCTGGGCGCCCGAAGCCCTGGGCTTCGCCTTTTCCGCTCACTGCTTTGTGTCCCTCGGCGAACACCGTCCTCCTCGCCCGTTTCCATGGCTGCGGGCGGCGGGGGGAGCAGCAACGGCGCTGCTGGGGTCCCCCTTTCTTCATCCCTCCGTCCGGCCCCGAGACGCGGCGGAGCGGGACTTCGGGCTGGGACCTGCAAGCAAAAGAATCGGTTAGGCTAGGAGGCCGGGTGGAGGAGAgggggggaggtgggggagggcgGGGATCGCAGGCCGCACTGCTCGCCCTCACCCTTACCGCTACCACCACCGCCACCACTGCTATTACCGCCGCCACCTCCACTACCACGattaccaccaccacctccaccactaccaccaccgcCACTACCACCGCCACggccacctccacctcctcctcctcctacagCCGCGGCCCCTTTAAGACTGAAGCAGCTACCGCCGCTTGAATGGGGGGAAAGCGGGAAGGTCGAAACCATTGAGCCGTtgtatggggggaaaaaagaggatcGAAATGCACTTGTCTGGATAATCAATCTATCTTAATATATAGGGGAAAAGTATGGAGAGAATTCTACAAACCAGAGGCAGCACGCCTCGGCTTACGATTTTATCTCGTCTTGCTCTCATTCCCTCGGGCCTGTCCCTCCCGATTTCCCCCCACACCTTTCGCTGCGATGGATTCTCCCTAGTGTAAACAGTCCATTGAATTAAGCCGGAGTGGAGTCTAGAGGGCCATCCCAACTTCGGGCTAGAGGTGGGTGGGGGCGGGATGTGGCGGCTCCTTCCCCCGGGGCTCTCGGGTCTAGGGTGCCCCGCAGGCGGCGCGGACTCCCAGAGCCTTGCCTCCACCAGCCGCAGCTTGGCTCGTATCCTTACCTGGCTCAAGCCCTGCTTTCCCTGAGCtgccctcttcctcttctttcccctggGAGGGTGATGGTCCGCTCCGTCCCGGGGATGCCCGGGGGATTGGGCTGCGCGAGCCGCCCCGAGCGGCCGCGGCGGGGCCGGGGCTGCGGGGATGGTGTCCGTGGTGAAGAGCGGGCACCTGCAGCTCTTGGGCGCGCTGCCCCTTCTGCACCTCCTCTCGCTACAGCCCATGTGGCCACGCCGGCTGAGCCCTTTATATAAGCCCTTTATGTAACTGGCGTGGCCCGCCTCGGGCGTCGGGGGCAGGATCGGCTCGGGGTGCCCCATCCCCCGGAGTCCGTCGGGCTGGCTCAGCCTCAGTGCCTGCCCAGCGCCCCTGCTGCAGCGGCCAGACCAATGTACTTTCGAGTCTCGCCCGAGCAGAGCAAAACCCGCCTCCCCGCCTAGGACGCGCGAAATCCCAGCGAGCCCCTGGCCGACCCCGCCCTCCCTCCTTTAGTCTTGTCTCCTCCCACCCAGCAGCCTCCCGATTGCACCGCTAAACCCCGGATCCGGCCCCGCCTCCACCCAATCAGTGGCGCTCCTGGGCGCCTCAGCCGCGGAGCTCATCCTTACCTTGGAATCCGCGGCTGACACCCGGCCCCTCCCTCCCGAATCTGTTCCTCTGAGTACCGCAGCTCTAAGTTCATGACTGGCAGAAGGTCCTCGTTTGCTTTAGTGCTGCAGTGGCCTTGGGGCTTAGCGTCCCCCTCTGAACGCAGGAGGTTGGGCTAGAGGGGCTGGGAGGCTCTCTGCAGCTCCGGTGCAGGTCGCGGACCCTTACGTTTAGAGCTGGAGGGGCCACCTAGCCAGGCCCCTTCATTTGGTTGGTAAGGAATTAAGTGACTCGTCCAGGGGGACACGAGgagtcagaactggaaggaagttTTTGATTCCAGAGCTTTCTGACTCCGGGTCCAGTGCAGCGTGTCATTTTGTTGTGTTTCATCTTAAAAGTCCTGTGGTCCAGGAACTGACTTTCCTCTGTAGTTTCCATAATTGTCTTTATAAAATGGAGCCAGAAAGCGTAGTGTGGCCGTGGAATAAAGAGCACCTGGGGACAAGTTCCACTTACAGCCCCGGCCTTCGGGAAATACCCAATCTAATCATTCAATCAACCCGTATTAAGTGCCTGCTAAAGCTCCGGCGCTGTGCTCTGTAAGGCTGGAGCTTAAAAAACAAAGGGAGGAGATAAACTTACAAATATATTCCTATGCTTGTGTGTATGcgagtgtgtatgtgtgcgtgtggtgtgtgtgtgtatgagtgtgtgtgcgtggtgtgtgtatttgtatgtgtgtggtgtgtgtgcgtgtgtggtGTGTGTCGTGTGTGTATGAGTGTCTGTGCGTGTTGTGTGTGTTTAtgagtgtgtggtgtgtgtatgacTGTGTGTGCGTGTGGTGTgcatgtggtgtgtgtgtggtgtatgtgtgtggtgtgtgtgtgtgtgtgtggtgtgtgtgtgggtcgtgtgtgtgatgtgtgtgtggtgtatatgtgctgtgtgtgtatgtgtgtatgtgtgtggtgtgtgtatgagtgttgtgtgtgtttatgagtgtgtgtggtgtatgtgtgttgtgtgtgtatgtatgtgtgtggtgtatgtggtgtgtgtggtgtatgtgtgtatgtgtgtatgtgtgtagtgtgtgtgtggtgtgtgtgtgcgtgtgtatgtgtgtgtggtgtgtgtgtgcgtgtgtatgtgtgtgtggtatgtgtatgagtgtgtgtgcgtgtgtgtatgtgtgtggggtgtgtgtgtgtgtgtgtgtgtgtgtgtgtggtgtgtgtgtacacacactcAAACAGAATGTGAGGGGCCTGGAAAGCAGGGAGCCGGGGAGAGGTGCTGGAGTACATGGGGACGGGACAGCGCTTTCCTGCCGCTGTAAAGGACAGCCAGCCACCAGGTTAGCCGGACCTCGGACCATGGAGAAGTAGGACAtgtgagaagaagggaaaggcagaaggagctttaaatgccaaacacagACGTTTGTTGGGTCCTAGAGCTGATAGAAAGCagctgattttatatataaagcagTAATATCGTGACATCTTTAGCAGAATCCCTGTGGCGATTGAGCGGGAGATGGGTTAGCGGAGCCTTAAAGCATGCTCACACAttctgtgtgtatgtacatgtgtatgttcATAGCCCAAGATGGTTGTGAATGACAGAATGACAGAAtctttgtctatatttttctgatttcaggaccagtgttctatccGCACAGTAAATCCAGCTTCTCCTTTTGTGTGTGCATTGTGTTCCATCTTTAAAATCTTgattcagggggcagctaggtggcgcagtggatagagcaccagttcaaatgcggtctcagacacttaacatttcctagctgtgtgaccctgagcaagtcactcaaacccagcctcagggggaaaaaataaataaataaaataaaatcctgatTCAGAGACTGATTTTCAGCTTTAACAATTGTGAAATGGAGGCAGAAAACATAATGTGAGTGTGTAAAGAAAGTAGGCCTTGAATTAAAGAACAATTGAGTTGAAGTTTGATCTACAGCCTAGGCTATCAAGGCAATAACAAATTTAATCATTCAATTAATATTAgtgatatatgcacatatgtttatatgtgtatacttgtatatgtgtgtatggaaagatggaaggaaaggaagaaggaagagaaagggaactgAATTTCCTATTTCTAGGGACCTAGTTTCCCAAATTCATAACATTGACACTCTCCTCACCTCTCCTCATTACACAAACTCAGTTGCCAAATTTTGAcatttctatcttcacaataTCTTTTCACCTCTCCACTCAACCAATTAGTAATCAATCGGTAAACTTACTAAGCACcatgctctcaagaagcttacaactGGACGGAGGagacaatgtgcaaacaaatAATTGCAAAACAAGCTATGtgcaggataaataggagataattaaaaagaggaaaagcccTGGAAATTAAGAGGGGCTAGGGAAAACATccatagaaggtaggattttagttggaatttaaaggaagccatGGTGAGTGGTAGTTGGGGTGGACAATGGGAGACAGGCAGGGAAAACAGCCAGAGCAGAGAAATATCTTGACCATGGAACAACCAGAATCATTAGATTGAAGAATACTTGTTTAGGGAGTAAAatgcaa
The DNA window shown above is from Sminthopsis crassicaudata isolate SCR6 chromosome 2, ASM4859323v1, whole genome shotgun sequence and carries:
- the STK35 gene encoding serine/threonine-protein kinase 35 — translated: MGHPEPILPPTPEAGHASYIKGLYKGLSRRGHMGCSERRCRRGSAPKSCRCPLFTTDTIPAAPAPPRPLGAARAAQSPGHPRDGADHHPPRGKKRKRAAQGKQGLSQVPARSPAPPRLGAGRRDEERGTPAAPLLLPPPPAAMETGEEDGVRRGTQSSERKRRSPGLRAPSAKLRPAAAAQAQAQAQAQAQAQAMEAAAEEEAAASKAYLAAALRRREAAARPRYSLLAEIGRGSYGVVYEAVAGRSGARVAVKKIRCDAPENVELALAEFWALTSLKRRHQNVVQFEECVLQRNGLAQRMSHGNKSSQLYLRLVETSLKGERILGYAEEPCYLWFVMEFCEGGDLNQYVLSRRPDPATNRSFMLQLTSAIAFLHKNHIVHRDLKPDNILITERSGVPVLKVADFGLSKVCAGLAPRGKEGSQDNKNVNVNKYWLSSACGSDFYMAPEVWEGHYTAKADIFALGIIIWAMIERITFIDSETKKELLGTYIKQGTEIVPVGEALLENPKMELHIPQKRRTSMSEGIKQLLKDMLAANPQDRPDAFELETRMDQVTCAA